From one Candidatus Methanoplasma termitum genomic stretch:
- a CDS encoding VOC family protein: MPIGDPGGGNFEYTVEGLPKSIYMSVVPCSDIGRGISFYNGILGMNIVYKKEKEAVVRRDGATLLLKASGSVGIDTGIFLGVENPYDLHRRLVDEGVIFVKDPVRAPMGVYTSFKDYDGNIIHAIETNARVKL, from the coding sequence ATGCCGATAGGGGATCCGGGCGGAGGAAATTTCGAATATACGGTAGAGGGTCTCCCGAAATCCATCTACATGTCGGTTGTCCCTTGCAGTGACATAGGGCGCGGGATATCATTTTACAATGGGATTCTGGGCATGAATATCGTCTACAAAAAAGAGAAAGAGGCGGTTGTCAGACGGGACGGTGCAACGCTTCTTCTGAAGGCCTCCGGGTCGGTGGGAATAGATACCGGTATCTTCCTCGGAGTGGAGAACCCATATGATCTTCACAGACGTTTGGTCGATGAAGGCGTGATCTTTGTAAAAGATCCGGTCAGAGCGCCAATGGGGGTATACACGTCATTCAAGGACTATGACGGTAACATCATTCATGCTATTGAAACGAATGCGAGAGTTAAACTGTAA
- a CDS encoding PUA domain-containing protein — protein MADIRIRKRKRMREKEIKVLSSELEGLLGVPVFTEKDTVDIAESTDFDLLFVGSDIIGLIKEGKPFLTVRGIIKYKPIKRYVTVDMGAVPFITNGADCMGPGIVEADKTIAVGDFVWIRDEKNKVPLAIGISERSGEELSQKRSGKAIKTIHNVGDKLWKTGE, from the coding sequence ATGGCCGATATCAGAATAAGAAAAAGAAAGAGGATGAGAGAGAAAGAGATCAAGGTTCTTTCATCAGAATTGGAAGGATTATTGGGAGTTCCGGTGTTCACGGAAAAAGATACAGTCGATATCGCCGAAAGCACCGACTTCGATCTTTTATTCGTAGGAAGCGATATTATCGGACTGATCAAGGAAGGAAAGCCGTTCCTGACCGTCCGCGGCATCATCAAATACAAACCCATCAAAAGATATGTGACCGTAGATATGGGCGCCGTCCCCTTCATTACGAACGGCGCAGACTGTATGGGACCGGGTATCGTCGAAGCGGACAAAACAATAGCCGTCGGCGATTTTGTGTGGATCAGGGACGAAAAGAATAAAGTTCCGCTGGCAATAGGAATATCCGAAAGAAGCGGAGAAGAGCTCTCCCAAAAAAGATCCGGAAAGGCAATAAAAACCATCCACAACGTCGGAGATAAACTTTGGAAGACCGGGGAATAA
- a CDS encoding flavodoxin family protein — MKVIALNGSPRLIGNTSNILHDVADEFEKEGIETEHVQLYSYNLEKCNDCRSCEIRGDGRCILEDDELNDIVDAMREADGIILASPCYYGACSAQMKIFLERAGLILEKGDKGLKRKVGGAIVVNAHDGGSMVYYQLVNWMLRNQMIVCGGAPAPIVTALNSPQYQNDKDGMKGVIGLAKEMAWAISKLSQ; from the coding sequence ATGAAGGTCATAGCCCTCAACGGAAGCCCAAGGCTGATCGGGAACACAAGCAACATTCTTCACGATGTTGCTGATGAATTTGAGAAAGAGGGCATCGAGACCGAACATGTACAACTGTATTCTTACAACCTCGAGAAGTGCAACGACTGCAGATCCTGCGAGATCAGAGGAGATGGGAGATGCATCCTCGAGGATGATGAACTCAACGACATCGTGGATGCGATGAGGGAGGCTGACGGAATAATTCTGGCGTCCCCATGTTATTACGGGGCATGCTCTGCCCAGATGAAGATATTCTTAGAGAGAGCGGGTCTGATCTTGGAAAAAGGCGATAAAGGATTGAAAAGGAAGGTCGGAGGGGCCATTGTCGTGAACGCCCACGACGGAGGCTCCATGGTATATTATCAGCTTGTCAATTGGATGCTGAGGAATCAAATGATAGTATGCGGAGGAGCGCCTGCGCCTATTGTTACGGCACTCAATTCTCCGCAGTATCAGAATGATAAAGACGGTATGAAAGGGGTCATCGGCCTCGCAAAGGAGATGGCGTGGGCGATCTCCAAGCTCAGTCAATGA
- a CDS encoding InlB B-repeat-containing protein produces MIASLSFILIDNNDSSATTVEVNDYVSLMAAVNDPSVTECVVTATIYLPHTTGPTGIITIDGNNGTRVGLSITADYNYGSFSSSSTVFIVPGSSSGKYNFKNLSMNATDLFMVDIGACSSTVTFDNIKFTGSFYEAVHSDPSNNANVTVNDCYFRNNADSLGIGISMEGGTLTLSNSFFSMAGDNCVNVYTPDPVSITNCYMEVYPDTIYGYSGSAVVNNVDLGGRVQLSIDGCTFVGTDGTDRPLVMSSIFGSTSQSSVKVVNSIFKAPPSAVSSASGIDIWGETPGNILIDKCLFSGLRPSGSVVQLSSDTSKNVTFIISNTTFESNSTVSPYLYMETPVLSVVGMDGVIVNSSFLYNTVTFSGQATGCVFLDGVNVDLFNNTFRNNVTHDGTSADIPASLQIASLGESTVSLESSVNMINNLFALILPAGNEPSSYLNPTISIPGVEMNYNGSILSGSVGIKDSGKNNIDKFYVGTTDPMKTSGPFVNNIIDGGYEAGCDLGAVWAIWGMSYTGPSTSGTIPTEMIAPFGDADGKGAMYAGSPAYDQRGQGRTGLQDIGAVSTPSAGFDANGGYWNPTYSGYSSQYPYQFYDAVTGGFSFMGAAANSSGEFLLPDFAELKNTNSAVNLLGWSTVAGATVADLIPSLTYTNGTLQGSFAQDKTYYAVWSTVQVVVFSPGNGYSDVVVTVGSSGMVASSEVPSGYATANGMKWVGWSYIKILDNSTAPWYPSIPIGETTGVISGNWEVISSQPKAYKVTFSNGGQSNSVTVNSGDTVSRPADPIQDGYEFKGWFTSATGGSQWDFGTPIYSNIILYAQWEETPPVTFNVTFDPMNGNGPTVTEAMPGGAASIPGTPVRDGFTFDGWYTSPSGGTKWDAGTPITGNVTLYAHWVAGGIDENNKGSDAGNIVDDTWFWVAAVVASTIATLGLVPVVIMGFSSLSAISGDFFQNYGQGEDEEKNRRTVVFDPRNGGTMWSTTVISGRKVSKPSSTWVHPRGMKFSHWSEIEGGPPFDFNKPITKTTNIHAEYVKKNK; encoded by the coding sequence ATGATAGCATCGCTTTCATTCATTCTGATCGACAACAACGACTCGTCCGCTACCACAGTCGAAGTGAACGACTATGTCTCATTAATGGCGGCGGTCAATGACCCAAGCGTCACCGAGTGCGTGGTCACAGCTACCATATACCTGCCCCATACGACGGGGCCCACAGGCATAATAACAATTGACGGCAACAATGGAACAAGGGTCGGGCTGTCCATCACAGCTGACTATAACTACGGCTCATTTAGCAGTAGCAGCACAGTATTCATCGTTCCCGGCAGCAGCAGCGGCAAGTACAATTTTAAGAATCTGTCAATGAACGCAACAGACCTATTCATGGTCGATATCGGAGCGTGCAGCAGCACCGTCACATTCGACAACATTAAGTTCACAGGTTCATTCTATGAAGCAGTACATTCAGATCCATCTAATAATGCCAATGTTACGGTGAACGATTGTTATTTTAGAAATAACGCCGACTCTTTAGGGATAGGCATATCCATGGAGGGCGGAACGCTCACATTGAGCAATTCATTTTTCTCCATGGCGGGCGATAATTGTGTTAATGTTTATACGCCTGATCCCGTTTCAATTACGAACTGCTATATGGAAGTATACCCGGATACAATATATGGTTATTCGGGCAGTGCGGTGGTTAACAATGTAGATCTGGGAGGCAGAGTACAACTGTCGATAGACGGTTGCACATTTGTCGGCACAGACGGTACGGACCGGCCTCTGGTCATGTCCAGCATATTTGGGAGCACCTCGCAAAGTTCGGTAAAGGTCGTAAATTCCATATTCAAAGCCCCTCCGTCAGCCGTAAGCAGCGCTTCGGGCATCGATATTTGGGGAGAGACTCCTGGAAATATACTGATCGACAAATGTCTGTTCTCCGGTCTGCGCCCTTCGGGATCGGTAGTGCAGTTATCTTCGGACACAAGCAAAAACGTCACTTTCATTATATCAAACACAACGTTCGAATCTAATTCAACTGTAAGTCCATACTTGTATATGGAGACGCCCGTATTATCTGTGGTCGGTATGGATGGCGTGATAGTCAATTCTTCTTTCCTTTATAATACAGTGACTTTTTCCGGTCAGGCGACGGGATGTGTATTCTTGGACGGTGTGAACGTTGACCTCTTCAATAATACTTTCCGCAATAATGTTACGCACGACGGCACCTCTGCCGACATACCCGCATCCCTGCAGATCGCTTCACTGGGCGAGTCTACAGTATCTTTAGAAAGCAGCGTGAACATGATCAATAATTTATTCGCTCTGATCCTTCCCGCAGGGAACGAACCCAGCAGCTATCTGAATCCCACCATAAGCATCCCCGGGGTCGAAATGAATTATAACGGGTCCATATTGAGCGGCAGCGTGGGGATAAAAGACTCCGGCAAGAACAACATAGATAAATTCTATGTCGGCACAACGGATCCCATGAAAACATCGGGGCCGTTCGTCAACAACATCATAGACGGCGGATATGAGGCCGGATGCGATCTGGGGGCCGTTTGGGCGATCTGGGGGATGTCATACACAGGACCATCTACCTCCGGAACTATACCGACCGAAATGATTGCGCCGTTCGGAGATGCCGACGGGAAGGGCGCAATGTATGCGGGTTCACCCGCTTACGATCAGCGGGGACAGGGAAGAACAGGACTTCAGGACATAGGAGCGGTAAGCACGCCTTCTGCCGGATTTGATGCCAACGGAGGGTACTGGAACCCGACATACAGCGGATACAGTTCGCAATATCCGTATCAATTCTATGACGCGGTCACAGGCGGTTTTTCATTCATGGGTGCGGCGGCGAACAGCAGCGGTGAGTTCTTACTCCCGGACTTCGCAGAACTGAAAAACACGAACAGTGCGGTGAATTTATTGGGGTGGAGCACAGTAGCGGGTGCGACCGTGGCGGATCTCATTCCGTCCCTGACATATACGAATGGCACGCTGCAGGGAAGTTTTGCACAGGACAAAACATATTATGCTGTGTGGAGTACGGTACAGGTTGTTGTATTCTCTCCCGGGAACGGTTATAGTGATGTGGTGGTGACAGTAGGCTCAAGCGGAATGGTCGCATCTTCGGAGGTTCCTTCCGGCTATGCTACAGCGAATGGCATGAAATGGGTGGGATGGAGCTACATTAAGATCCTGGATAATTCAACGGCACCATGGTACCCAAGTATACCGATCGGGGAAACAACAGGTGTGATAAGCGGAAATTGGGAAGTAATATCTTCTCAGCCAAAGGCATATAAGGTCACATTTTCGAACGGAGGGCAATCAAACTCCGTCACCGTTAACTCGGGGGACACCGTAAGCAGGCCGGCTGACCCGATACAAGACGGCTACGAATTCAAAGGATGGTTCACCTCGGCGACAGGCGGTTCCCAGTGGGATTTCGGCACGCCCATATATAGCAACATAATTCTTTATGCACAGTGGGAAGAGACACCTCCTGTGACGTTCAATGTTACATTCGATCCCATGAACGGCAACGGACCGACGGTCACCGAAGCGATGCCCGGCGGAGCGGCATCGATACCCGGGACCCCGGTGCGGGACGGCTTCACCTTTGACGGATGGTACACATCACCGTCCGGCGGTACGAAATGGGATGCCGGTACACCCATAACAGGAAACGTCACACTGTATGCTCATTGGGTCGCAGGCGGCATCGACGAAAACAACAAAGGGTCCGATGCAGGGAATATTGTCGACGACACATGGTTCTGGGTAGCGGCGGTCGTCGCCTCGACAATAGCGACGTTAGGATTGGTTCCCGTTGTCATCATGGGATTCTCATCCCTGTCGGCGATCTCAGGGGACTTCTTCCAGAACTATGGTCAAGGAGAAGATGAAGAGAAGAACAGGCGTACTGTTGTTTTCGACCCGAGGAACGGCGGGACAATGTGGTCCACCACCGTTATCAGCGGGCGCAAGGTCAGCAAGCCATCAAGCACATGGGTCCATCCAAGAGGGATGAAGTTCTCGCACTGGTCCGAAATCGAAGGAGGTCCGCCCTTCGATTTCAACAAGCCCATCACGAAGACAACAAACATTCATGCCGAGTACGTAAAAAAGAACAAGTAA
- a CDS encoding HD domain-containing protein, protein MSEGYKVIYDPVHGSVLVDEPFLSILDRHEMQRLRAVKQLGLGYMVFPGANHSRFEHSLGTYHLAGRMADSIGLSEDDASAVRMAGLMHDICHTPFSHTTEEIVENATGMDHMEAAKKLIKGEIRTNQERDDDLFAGMPPISEMIEEHGISSDEVCSLIMHPESVDGLDAFSQGKKAAHFSSKDFIHQIIHGPIDADQIDYLVRDAHYTGVIHGKVDIDRLIGTMRVYNDRIVIEKGGTAAAEGLMVARSLMYSSVYFHRAVRIVKMMLMKSIEASSIDVSGIYLWNDEELMGNLIQEGGTPSRIARSVRNRILYKNVATVFSEDASEELLEHLSEFTGYRKRKQLEADIAERAGIDVSDVIVDIPPRSILLSNQSIGKTDVSILDPEGKVKALTRLSPLAKSLQSRDTFGWSLLIASPEEHKDAVLKASKKLLNL, encoded by the coding sequence ATGTCCGAAGGATACAAAGTGATCTATGATCCGGTGCACGGAAGTGTCCTCGTCGATGAGCCGTTCCTTTCGATTCTCGACAGGCACGAGATGCAGCGCCTCAGGGCCGTGAAGCAGCTGGGTCTCGGATATATGGTGTTCCCCGGAGCCAACCACTCGCGGTTCGAGCATTCGCTCGGAACATATCATCTTGCGGGAAGGATGGCCGATTCGATCGGACTCTCCGAAGACGATGCATCGGCCGTAAGGATGGCGGGCCTGATGCATGATATTTGCCACACGCCTTTTTCACACACAACCGAAGAGATAGTGGAGAATGCCACCGGAATGGACCATATGGAAGCGGCGAAGAAGCTGATCAAGGGGGAGATCAGAACAAATCAGGAAAGGGATGACGATCTATTTGCTGGAATGCCTCCAATCTCAGAGATGATCGAGGAGCACGGGATATCTTCTGATGAGGTCTGCAGCCTGATAATGCATCCCGAGTCTGTCGACGGTCTCGATGCCTTCAGCCAAGGGAAGAAGGCCGCACATTTCTCATCAAAGGATTTCATTCACCAGATAATACATGGGCCGATCGACGCCGATCAGATAGATTATCTTGTCAGAGATGCACACTATACCGGAGTGATCCACGGAAAGGTCGACATTGACAGACTGATAGGTACGATGAGAGTATACAACGACAGGATAGTGATCGAAAAAGGCGGTACCGCGGCCGCAGAAGGCCTGATGGTCGCCCGATCGCTGATGTATTCCTCGGTCTACTTCCACCGGGCTGTCAGGATAGTCAAGATGATGCTTATGAAGTCGATCGAAGCCTCTTCAATAGATGTAAGCGGCATTTATCTCTGGAACGACGAAGAGTTGATGGGAAATCTTATTCAGGAAGGAGGCACACCGTCCCGAATAGCCAGATCTGTGCGGAACAGGATCCTCTATAAGAATGTGGCCACCGTTTTCAGCGAGGATGCTTCCGAAGAACTTTTGGAACATCTTTCGGAGTTCACGGGATATCGCAAGAGGAAGCAGCTGGAAGCGGACATTGCGGAGCGTGCCGGGATCGACGTATCTGACGTTATCGTGGATATTCCTCCGAGGTCGATATTGCTCTCGAATCAAAGCATAGGAAAGACCGATGTTTCGATCCTCGATCCGGAGGGGAAGGTCAAAGCGCTGACAAGATTATCTCCGTTAGCAAAATCGTTGCAGTCAAGGGATACGTTCGGCTGGTCGCTTCTGATCGCTTCTCCCGAAGAACATAAAGATGCTGTTCTTAAAGCCTCAAAGAAGCTACTCAACCTTTGA
- a CDS encoding NifB/NifX family molybdenum-iron cluster-binding protein has protein sequence MKIGVIAEGDTLESYVAEDFGHAPFFLIVDMDTLDYTVVKNEFANSNGAGFKVADAIVGLKVDAVIVGGIGSHGLQILNKAEIQVSYDEDGTVEQCVKDFKRRYELKKKFENKSN, from the coding sequence ATGAAGATAGGCGTTATCGCTGAAGGGGATACGCTTGAGTCATACGTTGCGGAGGATTTCGGCCACGCCCCGTTCTTTTTGATCGTCGACATGGATACGCTTGACTATACCGTAGTGAAGAACGAATTCGCTAATTCGAACGGTGCGGGATTCAAGGTCGCAGACGCAATAGTAGGTCTGAAGGTCGATGCGGTCATTGTGGGGGGGATAGGGTCCCACGGCCTCCAGATACTCAATAAAGCCGAGATACAGGTATCATACGACGAGGACGGTACCGTTGAACAGTGCGTCAAAGATTTCAAAAGAAGATATGAGTTGAAAAAGAAGTTCGAGAATAAATCAAACTGA
- a CDS encoding Mrp/NBP35 family ATP-binding protein, translating into MPKPMMSGEDIENETKLHDSLSRIKHVIIVMSGKGGVGKSTVSSNLAQALSMKGYQTGLMDVDITGPNIPKMFHIEDEKLYANEKNMLIPISVPPSLSIMSMAFLLPSKDSAIMWRGPMKSSAIRQFIEDVDWGDLDYLIIDMPPGTGDEAMSIAQLIPKADGAVIVTTPQDVAVLDSRKSITFAAETNIPIIGIVENMSGFICPHCGKLTEIFGSGGGEKAAESLDIQFLGRIPMEPGVARSGDSGMPVVISEPESRSAIAFNKIVERIIRTVEKK; encoded by the coding sequence ATGCCTAAACCAATGATGAGCGGAGAGGATATCGAGAACGAGACCAAACTGCATGACAGCCTTTCCAGGATCAAACATGTGATCATTGTGATGAGCGGGAAGGGCGGCGTGGGAAAAAGTACTGTCTCATCGAATCTTGCTCAGGCCCTTTCAATGAAGGGATACCAGACCGGCCTGATGGATGTAGATATCACGGGACCCAACATACCGAAAATGTTCCACATAGAGGATGAGAAGCTTTATGCGAACGAAAAGAATATGCTTATCCCCATTTCCGTGCCGCCATCGCTCAGCATAATGTCGATGGCGTTCCTGCTTCCCAGCAAAGATTCGGCGATAATGTGGAGAGGTCCGATGAAGTCCAGTGCGATAAGACAATTCATTGAAGATGTCGACTGGGGGGACCTTGACTATCTGATCATCGATATGCCGCCGGGAACAGGGGACGAGGCGATGTCGATCGCACAGCTCATACCGAAGGCTGACGGTGCGGTCATTGTGACCACCCCTCAGGATGTTGCGGTGCTTGACAGCCGGAAATCCATCACTTTTGCGGCGGAGACGAATATACCGATAATAGGGATCGTTGAGAATATGAGCGGTTTCATCTGCCCCCACTGCGGCAAATTGACGGAGATATTCGGATCTGGCGGCGGAGAGAAAGCCGCAGAGAGTCTGGATATACAATTCCTGGGGAGAATCCCCATGGAACCGGGCGTCGCAAGGTCCGGAGATTCAGGAATGCCTGTGGTGATATCCGAACCCGAATCAAGATCTGCGATAGCGTTCAATAAGATCGTAGAAAGGATCATAAGGACCGTGGAGAAGAAATGA
- the msrA gene encoding peptide-methionine (S)-S-oxide reductase MsrA: MSHAKNTAPCDGSAIYLAGGCFWGLEKVLSMIPGVIDTECGYANGYPLFIPDYMTVCSGKFGYCEAVRVCYDPALVKLERILDVFFLVIDPTLLNRQGNDRGIQYRTGIYWVDDGAEKIVTSYVESERKKHEEFYTEIGPLENFFDAEPYHQDYLDKNPDGYCHISKEEMEHIRKMFSDN; the protein is encoded by the coding sequence GTGTCTCACGCAAAAAATACCGCTCCTTGCGACGGGTCGGCGATATATCTCGCAGGCGGATGCTTTTGGGGCCTGGAAAAAGTACTATCTATGATACCCGGTGTGATCGATACCGAATGCGGGTATGCGAACGGATACCCTCTTTTCATCCCCGATTACATGACGGTGTGCTCAGGCAAGTTCGGATATTGCGAAGCGGTAAGGGTCTGCTATGACCCGGCGTTAGTAAAGTTGGAACGCATCCTGGATGTTTTCTTTTTGGTGATCGATCCGACATTGTTGAACCGCCAGGGGAACGACCGAGGTATACAATACAGGACGGGGATATATTGGGTAGATGATGGGGCGGAGAAGATCGTTACATCCTACGTTGAAAGTGAGAGAAAGAAACATGAAGAATTCTATACCGAGATCGGTCCTTTGGAGAATTTCTTCGACGCGGAGCCCTACCACCAGGATTATTTAGATAAGAATCCCGACGGTTACTGCCATATCTCAAAAGAAGAGATGGAACATATACGAAAGATGTTCTCGGATAATTGA
- the argF gene encoding ornithine carbamoyltransferase — MAKKDLISVVDMKEEWPGLIDLSIKLKKERGKHNAPLKGKTLIMIFEKPSTRTRISFDVAITELGGHALYIDASKLHMGHGETVEDTAKVMSRMAHGIMYRAYDYKVMDKFGEIATIPVISGLDNLEHPCQALADMVTIREKLGSFRGKKMVYLGDGNNVCNSLLYASAIMGLDMVACCPATRMPNAEIMLGAARIADANGSKILASHDPKEACKDADVLYTDTWISMGDETPVEKAVKIFSMYQINSELLSIANPGCIVMHCLPAHRGFEITAEVMDGPQSVVFDQAENRLHAQKAVLYTLLK, encoded by the coding sequence ATGGCAAAAAAGGACCTTATCTCAGTAGTGGATATGAAGGAGGAGTGGCCGGGCCTTATAGATCTGTCCATCAAACTCAAAAAAGAACGCGGTAAGCATAATGCGCCGCTGAAGGGCAAAACGCTGATAATGATATTCGAGAAACCCAGCACGAGAACGAGGATATCCTTCGATGTTGCCATAACCGAGCTCGGCGGCCATGCGCTGTACATCGACGCATCAAAACTGCACATGGGGCACGGGGAAACGGTCGAAGATACCGCAAAGGTGATGAGCCGCATGGCGCACGGGATAATGTACCGCGCCTACGACTACAAAGTGATGGACAAATTTGGCGAGATCGCAACGATACCGGTCATAAGCGGACTCGACAACCTGGAACACCCCTGTCAGGCATTGGCGGATATGGTCACTATCAGAGAGAAGCTCGGCTCCTTCCGCGGTAAAAAAATGGTCTATCTGGGGGACGGTAACAACGTCTGCAACTCTCTGCTCTACGCAAGCGCGATAATGGGGTTGGACATGGTGGCATGCTGCCCGGCGACAAGAATGCCCAACGCGGAGATCATGCTGGGGGCGGCCCGCATAGCCGATGCCAATGGAAGCAAGATCCTGGCCTCGCACGACCCGAAAGAGGCCTGCAAAGATGCGGATGTGCTCTATACAGACACTTGGATCTCAATGGGGGACGAAACCCCCGTGGAGAAAGCGGTCAAGATATTCAGCATGTATCAGATCAACAGCGAACTTCTTTCGATCGCGAATCCCGGCTGCATAGTGATGCACTGTCTGCCGGCGCACAGAGGTTTCGAGATAACGGCAGAGGTCATGGACGGGCCGCAAAGCGTGGTGTTCGATCAGGCGGAGAACCGTCTGCACGCACAGAAAGCGGTGCTCTATACTCTGCTCAAATGA
- the sepF gene encoding cell division protein SepF, whose translation MEDRGIRLFGRKEKAKKKSEKKFVDLNDYQAPMYAPSDARVKVVEVTSYRDLKPLTDMAYRGNILVLDFSRFAEEDSVKREIAKNLMEVAKDISGAFLEVSDRLMVLSPSGLNIDRSKINYREK comes from the coding sequence TTGGAAGACCGGGGAATAAGATTGTTTGGAAGAAAGGAAAAGGCGAAGAAGAAAAGCGAGAAGAAGTTCGTCGATCTCAATGACTATCAGGCGCCTATGTATGCGCCGTCTGATGCCAGAGTAAAGGTGGTCGAAGTGACATCTTACCGCGATCTGAAACCTTTGACCGACATGGCCTACCGCGGTAACATCCTGGTCCTTGACTTTTCCAGGTTTGCCGAGGAGGACAGCGTCAAAAGGGAGATCGCAAAGAATCTCATGGAGGTCGCAAAGGATATCAGCGGGGCTTTCCTTGAAGTTTCGGACAGGCTGATGGTCCTCAGTCCGAGCGGTCTCAATATCGACAGAAGCAAGATCAACTACAGGGAGAAATGA
- a CDS encoding RtcB family protein produces MAWNGKLKKIDENRWEIPKDEFPFMRTNAVIYASENMIGQIRSDNAPLQAANVASLPGIVGSSMAMPDIHWGYGFPIGGVAAVNADSGSISPGGIGFDINCGVRLIKTDLTVDDLGGKVGVLVDELYKNVPSGLGSKGLTKIGNRELDDILKNGSKWAVENGYGWERDLEATEEKGRMKDADPSAVSDKARKRGIPQIGSLGSGNHFLELDVVDDVFDKDVAKKFGLKEGTVTVTVHCGSRGCGHQIATEYLQEMERYIKNNNIDLPDRQLACAPLDSKLGDDYYKAMCCGANYAWANRQMITHWVRESFENILEGSAEDMGMDVVYDVAHNIAKKERHDVEGHSENVLVHRKGATRAFAAGRTEIAQMYRDVGQPVIIPGDMKVGTYVLVGKKGAMKETFGSTCHGAGRKMSRNAALSKLKASDVKNEMRKNNIYLRSGSDEGLLEEAPAAYKDVDEVIKVVCAAGLTDKVAKLTPIGVVKG; encoded by the coding sequence ATGGCATGGAACGGAAAACTGAAGAAGATCGATGAGAACAGATGGGAGATACCAAAGGATGAATTTCCCTTTATGAGGACCAACGCCGTGATCTATGCCAGCGAGAACATGATCGGACAGATCAGATCGGACAACGCTCCGCTGCAGGCGGCGAACGTCGCCAGCCTTCCGGGGATCGTGGGGAGTTCGATGGCAATGCCTGACATACATTGGGGCTACGGCTTTCCCATCGGAGGAGTTGCGGCCGTCAATGCGGACAGCGGGTCCATCTCCCCGGGGGGGATCGGTTTCGACATCAACTGCGGCGTCCGTTTGATAAAAACGGACCTTACCGTAGATGATCTGGGCGGGAAGGTCGGCGTCCTTGTTGACGAATTGTACAAAAATGTGCCTTCCGGACTCGGTTCAAAGGGATTGACAAAAATAGGCAACAGAGAGCTGGACGACATTCTGAAGAACGGTTCGAAGTGGGCCGTCGAGAACGGATATGGGTGGGAACGCGACCTGGAGGCCACAGAGGAAAAGGGGCGCATGAAAGATGCGGACCCGTCCGCGGTAAGCGACAAGGCACGCAAGAGAGGGATACCTCAGATCGGCTCTCTCGGATCCGGCAACCACTTCCTGGAGCTGGATGTGGTAGATGATGTGTTCGATAAAGATGTCGCAAAGAAGTTCGGGTTAAAAGAGGGGACCGTTACGGTCACAGTACACTGCGGTTCCAGAGGCTGCGGCCATCAGATAGCGACCGAATACCTTCAGGAAATGGAAAGGTACATCAAAAACAATAACATCGATCTTCCGGACAGACAATTGGCATGCGCCCCGCTCGACTCAAAGCTTGGCGACGATTACTACAAAGCCATGTGCTGCGGCGCCAATTATGCCTGGGCCAACAGACAGATGATCACCCACTGGGTAAGGGAGTCTTTCGAGAACATCCTGGAAGGAAGCGCCGAGGATATGGGAATGGATGTCGTGTACGATGTGGCTCACAACATCGCAAAGAAAGAGCGTCATGATGTGGAGGGACATTCCGAGAATGTGCTGGTACATAGGAAAGGCGCAACGCGCGCATTCGCCGCCGGACGCACCGAGATAGCCCAAATGTACAGGGACGTCGGGCAGCCGGTCATCATACCGGGAGACATGAAGGTCGGAACATATGTGCTGGTCGGGAAGAAGGGCGCCATGAAGGAGACCTTCGGTTCGACCTGCCACGGCGCCGGGCGTAAGATGTCGAGGAATGCCGCTTTAAGCAAACTCAAGGCATCCGATGTAAAGAACGAGATGAGAAAGAACAACATCTATCTCAGAAGCGGCTCCGACGAAGGTCTGCTGGAAGAAGCTCCGGCCGCATACAAAGATGTTGACGAAGTGATCAAAGTGGTCTGCGCCGCGGGATTGACCGACAAAGTGGCAAAATTAACACCGATCGGCGTCGTCAAAGGTTGA